One Mycolicibacterium goodii genomic region harbors:
- a CDS encoding CGNR zinc finger domain-containing protein: MPEHFIGGHPALDLANTVFDRREPEPDNELLKSARDIGNWFKASGLAGARQAAAVSGIAGEPFVDRIHEVREASAEIFGAIAADKAPTAAALGLLFASAASGLADNAVDLDGTKPRLSLAGWRDPDVVTAALAMLSIEGFYTLPRERLRSCPRCEWLFLDTSRGGKRRWCSMQICGNREKVSRHREHA, encoded by the coding sequence GTGCCCGAACATTTCATCGGCGGGCATCCCGCCCTGGACCTCGCGAACACCGTGTTCGACCGGCGGGAGCCCGAACCGGACAACGAGTTGTTGAAGTCCGCCCGCGACATCGGAAACTGGTTCAAAGCGTCGGGGCTTGCCGGCGCTCGACAGGCCGCGGCAGTCTCCGGCATTGCAGGAGAACCATTCGTCGATCGGATCCACGAGGTCAGGGAGGCATCAGCCGAGATCTTCGGGGCAATCGCGGCGGATAAAGCGCCGACAGCGGCGGCGTTGGGCCTTCTTTTCGCGTCCGCCGCAAGCGGGCTTGCCGACAACGCGGTCGACCTGGACGGCACGAAACCCCGACTGTCCCTCGCCGGCTGGCGAGACCCCGACGTCGTCACGGCCGCCCTGGCGATGCTCTCGATCGAAGGCTTCTACACCCTGCCACGGGAAAGGCTGCGTTCCTGTCCTCGCTGCGAGTGGTTGTTCCTCGACACCTCACGCGGTGGCAAACGCCGCTGGTGCAGCATGCAGATCTGCGGAAATCGCGAGAAAGTCTCGCGCCACCGGGAGCATGCCTGA
- a CDS encoding acyl-CoA dehydrogenase family protein: protein MDFSHVELSPEDAAFRDELRAFLAEIVTEEVIRRDRETGDNFDEGVHLALAAAGYLEREFRSEEDGGFSRVQRRIWALERRRAEVPWVTWGTTVMIAGSVARFASDEIRDDVLRGVFDGTVRMCLGYTEPEGGSDVATCKTRAVPEADGSSWIINGSKMFTTGAHNCQYVFLITNTDPDAPKHKSLTMFLVPLDTPGIEIQGIRTVDGDRTNIVYYSDVRVDDKYRLGEVNGGWTVVREPLDAEHGAVAVADDGLDDVAIMTHQATFMAHAADNVAALAGTRDAGGRLRVDDASVAYRLGRSFARLEAALSTPSIFGRVALAQTMRDIAPDLMDIAGSVSALPIGADGGADDRSEYIYRFAPLVGIYGGTLEVFRNMIAQHVLGLGKPNYSPPRGEAS from the coding sequence ATGGACTTTTCACATGTTGAGCTGTCCCCCGAGGACGCGGCGTTCCGCGACGAACTGCGCGCCTTCCTGGCGGAGATCGTGACCGAGGAGGTCATCCGGCGGGACCGCGAAACCGGCGACAACTTCGACGAGGGCGTGCATCTGGCGCTCGCGGCGGCCGGATACCTGGAACGGGAGTTCAGATCCGAGGAGGACGGTGGGTTCAGCCGGGTGCAACGACGCATCTGGGCCCTGGAGCGGCGTCGCGCGGAGGTGCCGTGGGTGACGTGGGGAACCACCGTCATGATCGCCGGGTCGGTGGCCAGATTCGCCTCCGACGAGATCCGCGACGACGTGCTGCGCGGCGTGTTCGACGGCACCGTGCGGATGTGTCTGGGCTACACCGAACCCGAGGGCGGTTCTGACGTCGCGACCTGCAAGACCCGCGCGGTGCCAGAGGCCGATGGGTCGAGCTGGATCATCAACGGCTCCAAGATGTTCACCACCGGTGCCCACAACTGCCAGTACGTCTTCCTGATCACCAACACCGACCCGGATGCCCCGAAACACAAGAGTCTCACCATGTTCCTGGTGCCGCTCGACACGCCGGGTATCGAGATCCAGGGCATCCGCACCGTCGACGGCGACCGCACCAACATCGTGTACTACTCCGACGTCCGCGTCGACGACAAGTACCGCCTCGGTGAGGTCAACGGCGGCTGGACGGTGGTGCGCGAACCGCTGGACGCCGAACACGGCGCGGTGGCCGTGGCCGACGACGGTCTCGACGACGTGGCGATCATGACGCACCAGGCGACGTTCATGGCCCATGCCGCCGACAATGTTGCCGCGCTGGCGGGCACCCGCGATGCCGGCGGCCGTCTGCGTGTCGACGACGCTTCGGTCGCATACCGGCTGGGGCGCAGTTTCGCTCGGCTCGAGGCGGCACTGTCGACACCGAGCATCTTCGGGCGCGTCGCGCTGGCACAGACCATGCGCGACATCGCTCCCGATCTCATGGACATCGCCGGATCGGTGTCCGCGCTGCCGATCGGGGCCGACGGGGGAGCCGACGATCGCAGCGAGTACATCTACCGCTTCGCGCCGCTCGTCGGCATCTACGGCGGCACGCTCGAGGTGTTCCGCAACATGATCGCCCAGCACGTGCTGGGCCTCGGCAAGCCCAACTACTCGCCGCCCAGGGGGGAGGCTTCCTAG
- a CDS encoding acyl-CoA dehydrogenase family protein: MDRYELRRLDYSLSEDHLDLQNAYRQFFKTHCSIEAVRAAEATGFDKSLWERLCAMGATTMALPEPVGGDGATLVDLTLVAEEIGRALAPVPWIDHVVAARLLSRLGALSSGSEILDGTQLVAFDAQQLAPTGSRLIASASIADHIVIRDGDDVVQLGFSTRPAKVDNIGKLPMAWVDPAAADRRVVLGSGPEVLPHYQRALDEWRLLTAAALVGLVEETMTIAAEFAKTRSTLGVPISTLQAISHPLANMAITVRSGRGLSHRAAWFLDNEPDERPELAPSAYVFMSEEAAKAATMAVHIQGGLGVSAEAAATAYLVRARGWPLAGGDPGAAAVHIAGIVAAREAAQV; the protein is encoded by the coding sequence ATGGATCGTTATGAACTGCGCAGGCTCGACTACAGCCTGTCCGAGGATCACCTCGACCTGCAGAACGCGTACCGGCAGTTCTTCAAAACGCACTGCTCGATCGAGGCCGTACGCGCCGCCGAGGCGACGGGTTTCGACAAGAGTCTCTGGGAACGTTTGTGCGCCATGGGAGCCACCACGATGGCGCTACCGGAACCCGTGGGCGGCGACGGCGCGACTCTGGTCGATCTGACGCTGGTCGCCGAGGAGATCGGCCGCGCGTTGGCCCCGGTGCCATGGATCGACCACGTCGTAGCGGCCCGGCTGCTGAGCCGGCTCGGCGCGCTGTCGTCCGGATCGGAGATCCTCGACGGCACACAGCTGGTCGCATTCGACGCGCAGCAGCTGGCGCCGACCGGCTCGCGGCTGATCGCGTCGGCGTCGATCGCCGACCACATCGTGATCCGCGACGGGGATGACGTGGTTCAGCTGGGCTTCTCGACACGTCCGGCCAAGGTGGACAACATCGGCAAGCTGCCGATGGCGTGGGTGGACCCGGCCGCCGCGGACCGTCGCGTCGTGCTGGGCAGCGGCCCGGAGGTGCTCCCGCACTATCAGCGCGCACTGGACGAGTGGCGGTTGCTGACCGCCGCGGCCCTGGTGGGGCTGGTCGAGGAGACCATGACAATCGCCGCCGAGTTCGCGAAAACCCGCTCCACACTCGGTGTTCCGATCTCCACGCTGCAGGCCATCTCACATCCGCTGGCCAACATGGCGATCACGGTCAGAAGTGGCCGCGGGTTGTCGCACCGGGCCGCGTGGTTCCTGGACAACGAGCCCGACGAACGTCCCGAGTTGGCGCCTTCGGCATACGTGTTCATGTCCGAGGAGGCCGCGAAGGCCGCCACCATGGCCGTGCACATCCAAGGTGGGCTCGGAGTGTCGGCCGAGGCCGCTGCGACGGCCTATCTGGTGCGGGCGCGCGGTTGGCCGCTCGCCGGCGGCGACCCGGGGGCGGCGGCCGTGCACATCGCCGGCATCGTCGCCGCGCGCGAAGCCGCTCAAGTCTAG
- a CDS encoding amidohydrolase family protein, translating into MTESPTGRAMDCLANVHFGETQNQPAFMTRVRDEYFKGPKSMYGPIDLGDLLEEMDANGIERAILMDNLTKPSVTARKFVEAHPERFALAMGGVNLLRPIPSLRELAAAVRDLPVAYAVVGPSFWGDGQYPPSDAVYYPLYTKCAELDLPLCVNTGLPGPPIPGEVQNPIHLDRVCVRFPELRLCMIHGADPWWDIAIRMLIKYKNLRLMTSAWSPKRLPDSLLHYMRTRGADKIIFASDFPVLRMNRVVPEARALDLPPDVLDNYLYNNAAEFFFGDRQPQEL; encoded by the coding sequence ATGACGGAATCACCGACCGGGCGGGCGATGGACTGCCTGGCCAACGTGCACTTCGGTGAGACGCAGAACCAACCTGCGTTCATGACCCGGGTGCGCGACGAGTACTTCAAGGGTCCGAAGTCGATGTACGGCCCGATCGACCTCGGCGACCTGCTCGAGGAGATGGACGCCAACGGCATCGAACGCGCGATCCTGATGGACAACCTGACCAAGCCGTCTGTCACGGCGCGCAAGTTCGTCGAGGCCCATCCCGAACGGTTCGCGCTCGCGATGGGCGGGGTCAACCTGTTGCGTCCCATTCCGTCGCTGCGGGAGCTGGCGGCCGCGGTCCGTGACCTCCCTGTCGCGTATGCGGTGGTGGGACCGAGCTTTTGGGGCGACGGGCAGTACCCGCCCAGTGACGCCGTGTACTACCCGCTGTACACCAAGTGCGCCGAACTGGACCTGCCGCTGTGTGTCAACACCGGTCTGCCCGGCCCGCCGATTCCCGGCGAGGTGCAGAACCCCATCCACCTGGACCGGGTGTGCGTGCGGTTCCCCGAACTGCGGCTGTGCATGATCCACGGCGCCGATCCATGGTGGGACATCGCCATCCGCATGCTGATCAAGTACAAGAACCTGCGGTTGATGACCTCCGCGTGGTCACCGAAACGGCTGCCGGACAGCCTGCTGCACTACATGCGCACGCGCGGCGCCGACAAGATCATCTTCGCCTCCGATTTCCCGGTGCTGCGGATGAACCGCGTGGTCCCCGAGGCCCGCGCGCTGGACCTGCCGCCCGACGTCCTCGACAACTACCTCTACAACAACGCCGCGGAGTTCTTCTTCGGGGACCGCCAACCACAGGAGCTCTGA
- a CDS encoding amidohydrolase family protein, translated as MTTEPERLPYLAVDVDNHYYEPLDAFTRHLPKEFRSRGVQMLTDGKRTYAVFGGVVNHFIPNPSFDPIIEPGCLDLLFRGEIPEGIDPASLMKVDRLADHPEYQNRDARVAVLDRQRLETVFMLPTFACGVEEGLKHDIEATMASIHAFNLWLDEDWGFDRTDGRIIAAPIISLADPEKAVGEVEFVLGRGAKLVCVRPAPVPGSVRPRSLGDPVHDPVWARLAETGVPVVFHLSDSGYMAIPALWGGSGVFKGFGKRDPLDMVIMDDRAIHDTIASMIVHQVFTRHPKLKVASIENGSYFVYRLIKRLKKSANNAPHHYKEDPVEQLKNNVWIAPYYEDDVKLLADTIGVDKILFGSDWPHGEGLADPTTFTADIPQFPEFSHEDTRRVMRDNALELLGDPDRTAPGARHLAASV; from the coding sequence ATGACCACTGAGCCGGAACGGTTGCCCTACCTGGCCGTCGATGTCGACAACCACTATTACGAACCGCTGGACGCGTTCACGCGGCACCTGCCCAAGGAGTTCCGCAGCCGCGGCGTGCAGATGCTCACCGACGGCAAGCGCACCTACGCGGTGTTCGGCGGCGTGGTCAACCACTTCATCCCGAACCCGTCGTTCGACCCGATCATCGAACCGGGCTGCCTGGACCTGTTGTTCCGCGGTGAGATTCCCGAAGGGATCGATCCGGCGTCGCTCATGAAGGTCGACCGGCTGGCCGACCATCCCGAATATCAGAACCGCGACGCCCGGGTGGCGGTGCTGGATCGCCAGCGCCTGGAGACGGTGTTCATGCTGCCGACCTTCGCGTGCGGCGTCGAAGAGGGTCTCAAGCACGACATCGAGGCCACCATGGCGTCGATCCACGCCTTCAACCTGTGGCTCGACGAGGACTGGGGTTTTGACCGTACCGACGGCCGGATCATCGCCGCGCCCATCATCTCGCTCGCCGATCCCGAAAAGGCGGTCGGGGAAGTCGAATTCGTGCTCGGCCGTGGCGCCAAGCTCGTCTGCGTGCGGCCCGCGCCGGTGCCGGGATCCGTGCGTCCGCGCTCACTTGGTGACCCCGTGCACGACCCGGTGTGGGCGCGGCTGGCCGAGACCGGCGTGCCCGTGGTGTTCCACCTGTCCGACTCCGGTTACATGGCGATCCCCGCGCTGTGGGGTGGCAGCGGGGTGTTCAAGGGCTTCGGCAAGCGCGATCCGCTCGACATGGTGATCATGGACGACCGCGCGATCCACGACACGATCGCCTCGATGATCGTGCACCAGGTGTTCACGCGGCACCCGAAGCTCAAGGTGGCCAGCATCGAAAACGGGTCGTACTTCGTGTACCGACTCATCAAGCGGCTCAAGAAGTCCGCCAACAACGCGCCGCACCATTACAAAGAGGATCCGGTCGAGCAGCTCAAGAACAACGTGTGGATCGCGCCGTACTACGAGGACGACGTCAAGCTGCTCGCCGACACCATCGGCGTGGACAAGATCCTGTTCGGCTCAGACTGGCCGCACGGCGAGGGCTTGGCGGACCCCACCACGTTCACCGCCGACATCCCGCAGTTCCCCGAGTTCAGCCACGAGGACACCCGCAGGGTCATGCGCGACAACGCGCTGGAGCTGCTCGGGGATCCGGACCGCACCGCGCCGGGCGCTCGTCACCTGGCCGCATCGGTATAG
- a CDS encoding enoyl-CoA hydratase codes for MSVAETGTSDAVRYEVNDAGVAVITLNRPERLNSWGADISAGIYAKFDRAEADPTVRVIVLTGTGRGFCAGAYMGEMASLGKSISGDTDVSKIVGERHPHFLTTLRKPVIAAINGACVGIGLTHALMCDVRFASAGAKFATAFPRRGLIGEYGITWILPRLAGWGAAADLLLSGRTFLAEEAFQLGLVKEVVEPENLLTRALQYAEDLARNCSPTSMAVIKRQLYGDATDAVTDVSDRAVTLMHESMVRPDLLEGITAFFEKRPPNFPPLAASRPEGPT; via the coding sequence GTGAGTGTGGCAGAAACCGGCACGAGCGATGCGGTGCGCTACGAGGTCAACGACGCAGGCGTCGCGGTCATCACGCTCAACCGCCCGGAGCGCCTGAACTCCTGGGGCGCCGACATCTCGGCGGGTATCTACGCGAAATTCGACCGTGCCGAGGCCGATCCGACCGTGCGGGTGATCGTGCTGACCGGCACCGGGCGCGGCTTCTGTGCGGGCGCCTACATGGGCGAGATGGCCTCGCTGGGCAAGTCGATCAGCGGCGACACCGATGTCAGCAAGATCGTCGGCGAGCGTCACCCGCACTTCCTCACCACGTTGCGCAAGCCCGTCATCGCGGCGATCAACGGCGCCTGCGTGGGCATCGGTCTTACCCACGCACTCATGTGCGACGTCCGATTCGCCTCGGCCGGAGCCAAATTCGCCACCGCGTTCCCACGCCGCGGACTCATCGGGGAATACGGCATCACCTGGATCCTGCCGCGTCTGGCGGGCTGGGGCGCCGCGGCGGACCTGCTGCTGTCGGGTCGCACGTTCCTCGCCGAGGAGGCGTTTCAACTCGGTCTGGTCAAAGAGGTCGTCGAACCCGAGAACCTGCTCACCCGCGCACTGCAGTATGCCGAGGACCTGGCCCGCAACTGCTCACCGACATCCATGGCCGTCATCAAGCGTCAGCTCTACGGCGACGCGACCGACGCCGTCACCGACGTCAGCGACCGCGCGGTGACCCTCATGCACGAATCGATGGTGCGTCCCGACCTCCTCGAGGGCATCACCGCGTTCTTCGAGAAACGCCCACCGAACTTCCCGCCGCTTGCCGCCAGTAGACCGGAAGGACCGACATGA
- a CDS encoding crotonase/enoyl-CoA hydratase family protein — MSEEVVLRERRGRTLIITINRPEVRNAFNLAVAKGLAAAVDELDDTQDLSVGIITGAGGNFCAGMDLKGFASGELPHVPGRGIGFTEKPPRKPLIAAVEGYALAGGTEIVLATDLVVAGKTARFGIPEVKRGLVAAGGGLLRLPKRIPYQKALELALTGDNFTAEEAAAWGFVNKLTEPGEALDGALELAERITANGPLAVAVTKEIIVKSAGWSEDEMWKRQGELIGPVFSSRDAIEGVTAFAEKRKPNWTGS, encoded by the coding sequence GTGTCAGAAGAAGTGGTTCTGCGGGAGCGTCGGGGTCGAACGCTCATCATCACGATCAACCGGCCGGAAGTGCGCAACGCGTTCAATCTCGCGGTGGCCAAGGGGCTCGCGGCGGCGGTCGACGAACTCGACGACACGCAGGACCTCTCGGTGGGCATCATCACCGGTGCGGGCGGCAACTTCTGCGCGGGTATGGATCTCAAGGGATTCGCCTCCGGAGAGTTGCCGCACGTGCCCGGCCGAGGCATCGGCTTCACCGAGAAGCCGCCCCGCAAACCGCTGATCGCCGCGGTGGAGGGCTATGCGCTGGCCGGCGGCACCGAGATCGTGCTGGCCACTGATCTCGTCGTGGCCGGCAAGACCGCCAGATTCGGCATCCCCGAGGTGAAGCGCGGGCTGGTTGCCGCGGGCGGTGGCCTTCTGCGTCTGCCCAAGCGGATCCCGTATCAGAAGGCGCTCGAGCTGGCGCTGACCGGCGACAACTTCACCGCCGAGGAGGCGGCGGCCTGGGGCTTCGTCAACAAGTTGACCGAACCGGGCGAAGCGCTCGACGGCGCCCTCGAGCTGGCCGAACGTATCACCGCCAACGGCCCGCTGGCGGTCGCGGTGACCAAGGAGATCATCGTCAAGTCCGCCGGGTGGTCCGAGGACGAGATGTGGAAGAGGCAGGGTGAACTGATCGGGCCGGTGTTCTCGTCGAGGGACGCGATCGAAGGCGTGACGGCATTCGCCGAGAAGCGCAAACCCAACTGGACCGGTTCCTGA
- a CDS encoding TetR/AcrR family transcriptional regulator produces the protein MEVPAVAKQPATEKRQRRERGSINPEDIIKGAFELAEKVSIDNLSMPLLGKHLGVGVTSIYWYFRKKDDLLNAMTDRALREFVVATPYIEAKDWRESLANHARTMRKAFMGNPILCDLILIRSALSPRAARLGVQEVESAIAGLVEAGLSVEDAFDTYSAVSVHVRGSVVLHRLYEKNRANDNAPGDFEETMVIDPATTPLLAQVTSEGHRIGAADEQNFEYGLQCILDHAARLIESKPSKKPRRKAAAG, from the coding sequence ATGGAGGTGCCCGCTGTGGCAAAGCAACCGGCCACCGAGAAACGCCAACGGCGCGAACGCGGTTCCATCAATCCCGAGGACATCATCAAGGGCGCATTCGAACTGGCCGAGAAGGTCTCGATCGACAACCTGAGCATGCCCCTGCTCGGCAAGCATCTAGGCGTCGGCGTCACCAGCATCTACTGGTACTTCCGCAAGAAGGACGATCTGCTCAACGCCATGACCGATCGCGCGCTGCGCGAATTCGTCGTCGCCACCCCGTATATCGAGGCCAAGGACTGGCGCGAATCGCTGGCCAACCATGCGCGGACGATGCGGAAAGCGTTCATGGGCAATCCGATCCTGTGCGACCTCATCCTGATCCGCTCCGCGCTGAGCCCGCGAGCCGCGCGTCTCGGTGTGCAGGAGGTCGAGTCGGCGATCGCCGGTCTGGTCGAGGCCGGGTTGTCGGTCGAGGACGCGTTCGACACCTACTCGGCCGTCTCGGTGCACGTCCGCGGATCCGTTGTCCTGCACCGCCTCTACGAGAAGAACCGGGCCAACGACAACGCGCCCGGGGACTTCGAGGAGACCATGGTGATCGACCCCGCCACCACGCCGCTGCTGGCGCAGGTCACCAGCGAGGGCCACCGCATCGGCGCGGCCGACGAGCAGAACTTCGAGTACGGGTTGCAGTGCATCCTCGACCACGCCGCGCGGCTGATCGAGTCGAAGCCGAGCAAGAAGCCCCGCCGGAAAGCCGCTGCCGGCTGA
- a CDS encoding thiolase family protein: MSTPVIVGAARTAIGRSFKGTLVNTPPETLITTVLPEIVRRSGVDPADIDDIIFAESHYGGGDLARYAADATGLHHVPGQSVNRHCAGSLTAIGNAAAQIGSGMERVLIAGGVQSLSMTPLVNWRIPGPELKFEERWMPPTHVETPDAPTRDMSITVGWNTARAACISREEMDAWAARSHQRAVAAIDGGKFHDEIVPLKVTQPDGSVIDFSVDEHPRRDTTVEKLAGLKVLHPEIEGFSITAGNSSGTNDAAAGVALVDSEYAAANGLNVMATVKAWGAIGVPPRDTGLGGVKVIGRVLDRAGLKPSDVALWEINEAFASVPIAACKEYGLDEELVNFNGSGCSLGHPIAASGARMVTTLVYELQRRGGGIGVAAMCAGGGQGGAVVVEV, translated from the coding sequence ATGTCCACACCCGTCATCGTCGGTGCCGCCAGGACGGCCATCGGACGGTCCTTCAAAGGAACTCTGGTCAACACCCCGCCGGAGACACTGATCACCACGGTGCTCCCGGAGATCGTGCGGCGCTCGGGCGTCGATCCGGCCGACATCGACGACATCATCTTCGCCGAGTCCCATTACGGCGGTGGTGATCTCGCCCGCTATGCGGCTGACGCGACGGGCCTGCACCACGTGCCCGGCCAGTCGGTCAATCGGCACTGCGCGGGGAGCCTCACCGCGATCGGCAACGCCGCGGCGCAGATCGGCTCGGGCATGGAGCGCGTGCTCATCGCGGGCGGCGTGCAGTCGTTGTCGATGACGCCGCTGGTCAACTGGCGCATCCCGGGTCCGGAGCTGAAGTTCGAAGAACGCTGGATGCCTCCCACGCACGTCGAGACCCCGGATGCGCCGACCAGGGACATGTCGATCACGGTCGGCTGGAACACCGCCCGGGCCGCCTGTATCAGCCGCGAGGAGATGGACGCCTGGGCGGCCCGGTCACATCAGCGCGCGGTCGCCGCGATCGACGGGGGCAAGTTCCACGACGAGATCGTGCCGCTCAAGGTGACCCAGCCCGACGGATCGGTGATCGACTTCAGCGTCGACGAGCATCCCCGGCGCGACACCACCGTCGAGAAGCTCGCGGGCCTGAAGGTGCTGCACCCCGAGATCGAGGGCTTCTCGATCACGGCGGGCAACAGCAGCGGCACCAACGACGCGGCGGCGGGCGTTGCGCTCGTCGACAGCGAGTACGCCGCGGCCAACGGATTGAACGTGATGGCGACCGTGAAGGCGTGGGGCGCCATCGGTGTGCCGCCGCGTGATACCGGGCTCGGCGGCGTCAAGGTGATCGGCAGGGTACTCGACCGCGCGGGGCTCAAGCCGTCGGACGTCGCGTTGTGGGAGATCAACGAGGCGTTCGCGTCCGTGCCGATCGCGGCCTGCAAGGAGTACGGACTCGACGAGGAACTGGTGAATTTCAACGGCAGCGGGTGCAGCCTGGGCCATCCCATCGCGGCGTCGGGCGCGCGCATGGTCACGACCCTGGTGTACGAACTGCAACGTCGCGGCGGCGGCATCGGTGTCGCCGCGATGTGCGCGGGCGGTGGTCAGGGCGGCGCGGTCGTCGTCGAGGTCTAG
- a CDS encoding SDR family oxidoreductase — protein sequence MPRKPIDVTVPDLSGRRAVVTGASDGIGLGIAARLAAAGADVILPVRNEAKGEASLAVIRERNPLARVSLRELDLSSLASVAALGRTLLEEGQPIHVLINNAGVMTPPERQATIDGFELQFGTNHLGHFALVAHLLPLLRAGGARVTSQVSIAANQHAINWDDLNWERSYDGAKAYSQSKIAFGLFGLELDRRSEAQGWGITSNLSHPGVAPTNLLAARPDTGRAHDDWKLRLIRTLSSRGFLFGTVHTAQLPALYAATSPDARRGGFYGPSGPGHLGGPPGEQKLYSRLRRTEEAQRIWEISEKFTNLSFPAA from the coding sequence ATGCCACGTAAACCCATCGACGTCACCGTGCCCGATCTGTCGGGCAGACGCGCCGTCGTCACCGGTGCCAGCGACGGCATCGGGCTCGGCATCGCCGCGAGGCTCGCCGCGGCGGGCGCTGACGTGATCCTGCCCGTACGTAATGAGGCCAAGGGGGAGGCGTCGCTCGCCGTGATCCGTGAGAGGAACCCCCTTGCGCGAGTGTCGCTACGCGAACTCGACCTGTCGTCTCTGGCCTCTGTTGCCGCCCTGGGCAGGACCCTCCTTGAAGAGGGGCAGCCGATTCACGTGCTCATCAACAACGCCGGTGTGATGACGCCGCCCGAGCGGCAGGCGACCATCGACGGGTTCGAGTTGCAGTTCGGCACCAACCACCTCGGCCACTTCGCGCTCGTGGCCCATCTGCTGCCCCTGCTGCGTGCCGGTGGCGCGCGGGTGACCTCACAGGTCAGCATCGCGGCGAATCAGCATGCGATCAACTGGGACGACCTGAACTGGGAGCGTTCATACGACGGCGCGAAGGCCTACAGCCAGTCGAAGATCGCATTCGGACTCTTCGGCCTTGAACTGGACCGGCGCAGTGAGGCCCAGGGGTGGGGCATCACGAGCAACCTGTCCCATCCGGGTGTGGCGCCCACCAACCTGCTCGCGGCCCGCCCGGATACCGGGCGCGCACACGACGACTGGAAGCTGCGCTTGATCAGGACGTTGTCGTCCCGTGGCTTCCTCTTCGGAACCGTGCACACCGCCCAACTGCCGGCCCTCTACGCCGCCACCTCGCCCGACGCAAGGCGTGGTGGGTTCTACGGCCCGAGCGGTCCCGGACATCTCGGTGGACCGCCCGGAGAACAGAAACTCTACTCACGTCTTCGCAGAACCGAGGAGGCCCAACGTATCTGGGAGATCTCGGAGAAGTTCACGAACCTGTCGTTTCCCGCGGCGTGA
- a CDS encoding helix-turn-helix transcriptional regulator, translating to MIDRTGLADFLRHRRESLQPEDVGLPRGRRRRTNGLRREEVAALCHMSTDYYSRLERGHGPKPSEQMIASMAQGLHLSLDERDHLFRLAGYSPPSRGTDSEHISPGMLRIFDRLDDTPAEIVTELGETLRQTPLSVALTGDSTGLRGPARSIGYRWFTDPETRRLYAPEEHDFLTRMFVSNLRALVTLRGPGSRAAHYADLLLSESDEFRRVWEDHEIGLRPREVKHFVHPELGTLELHCQTLLDPEQSHLLLVYTAVPGSESHEKLQLLSVIGAQALR from the coding sequence GTGATAGATCGGACCGGCCTCGCGGATTTCCTCCGGCACCGCAGAGAGTCGTTGCAGCCTGAGGACGTCGGCCTGCCACGCGGGCGACGTCGCAGGACCAACGGATTACGTCGCGAAGAAGTGGCCGCCCTGTGCCACATGTCGACCGACTACTACTCACGCCTGGAGCGAGGGCACGGCCCCAAGCCGTCGGAGCAGATGATCGCGTCCATGGCGCAGGGGCTGCACCTGTCCCTCGATGAGCGCGATCACCTGTTCCGGCTCGCCGGCTATTCACCGCCATCCCGCGGCACCGACAGCGAACACATCAGCCCCGGCATGTTACGGATCTTCGACCGCCTCGACGACACGCCCGCCGAGATCGTCACCGAACTCGGCGAGACACTGCGGCAGACCCCACTGTCCGTGGCGCTGACCGGTGACTCGACGGGCCTTCGCGGCCCGGCCCGCAGCATCGGTTATCGGTGGTTCACCGATCCGGAAACGCGCCGGCTCTACGCCCCCGAGGAGCACGACTTCCTGACACGGATGTTCGTGTCGAACCTGCGCGCGCTGGTGACGTTGCGCGGTCCCGGATCCCGCGCCGCGCACTACGCAGATCTATTGCTGTCGGAGAGCGACGAGTTCCGGCGGGTCTGGGAAGATCACGAGATCGGCCTGCGGCCCCGTGAGGTGAAGCACTTCGTTCACCCTGAGCTGGGCACCCTCGAACTGCACTGCCAGACCCTGCTCGATCCCGAACAGTCGCACCTTCTGCTGGTCTACACCGCGGTCCCCGGCAGCGAGAGCCACGAGAAGCTGCAGTTGCTCTCGGTCATCGGCGCGCAGGCCCTACGCTGA